A part of Primulina eburnea isolate SZY01 chromosome 10, ASM2296580v1, whole genome shotgun sequence genomic DNA contains:
- the LOC140842277 gene encoding uncharacterized protein has product MFTLCQLASYICVLNSNVKHYEIVEKVVWLLEIGFFLRYRYIVFSLYPYHSICAIYKLLIINLIEIEQWDQGGLPDQDGDRGLGDLDHGDRGLGDLAGDLDHGDRAGVLVLEDHAGDSSVDALMEFATSLLHAYPVSAVVGC; this is encoded by the exons ATGTTTACACTCTGCCAATTGGCTTCTTATATATGTGTACTAAACTCTAATGTTAAGCATTATGAGATTGTTGAGAAAGTAGTTTGGCTGCTTGAAATTGGTTTCTTTCTGCGCTACCGCTACATTGTCTTCAGTCTCTATCCATATCACTCTATATGTGCAATCTACAAATTGTTGATAATAAACTTGATTGAGATCGAGCAATGGGACCAGGGGGGTCTACCGGACCAGGACGGGGACCGGGGCCTGGGGGACCTGGACCATGGGGACCGGGGCCTGGGGGACCTGGCTGGGGACCTGGACCATGGGGACCGAGCTGGGGTTCTGGTCCTGGAGGACCATGCTGGGGATTCTTCGGTGGATGCTTTGATGGAATTTGCAACATCATTACTTCATG CTTATCCTGTCTCAGCTGTTGTTGGCTGCTGA